The Cotesia glomerata isolate CgM1 linkage group LG9, MPM_Cglom_v2.3, whole genome shotgun sequence region GACAAGAAATAAGAGAGGACCAAGGTTGGATCCTTGAGGAACTCCCGAAGTAGAAATATAGGGTTTAGACCTATATCCcatataatatacaatatttTCCCCTGCTGACTAGGTATGAAGTTAATAAGCACATGAAGTGAGTAGTTAATCCTAGTTCACGCAGTCTATTAAGCAATATTCTGATGTCAACCTTATCAAATGCTTTAGCAAAATCTGCACAAAATACGTCAAGTTGTTCCCCAGCAGTAAGAGTTTCATTAGCAAGCTGAGTGAAATATACTAAATTAGTTACTGTTGAGCGTTTGGGCATAAAGCCATGCTGAAGTGGAGAGACAATGGGCTGAAACTCACTGAAGACTGTTTCATAGATATACATCTCCAGTACTTTGGAGAACGAGCAAAGTATTGCTATGGGTCTGGACAGAGTAACATCTGTCAAGTTTCCAGTCTTAGGTATGGGGCATACTTTGGACTGTTTCCAGATATCAGGAAAAGTTCCATGAATAATTGAAGATTGTATAATAATTGTTAGTGGAATACTGAATGCTTCAGCGCATTCGCGCACAATACAACAAGGAATACCATCTGTACCAGCAGACCATTTGTttggcaattttttacaataccTGATTATATCCAAACTGCCTGGAATTGCGAGATTACCAATAAGATCTGGTATACTATTATTAGAAAAAGTAATGTCAGACGAAACAAATACGCTACTGAAGAACTCAGCAAAGCCATCAGCTATCACTTGAGGGTCAGACTCGAGTTTATTGTTAACTTTAATTTCTCGCGATGGTTTTGTATTACTTGATAACGACTTAGTGTAATTCCAGAAGCAGTTAGGATCCGAGATTATATTGGTCTCAGCTTTTGCAATATAATTAGCTCGAGCTTGTTTGATACGCATTTTGAGCGACTTTCTAAGCTCTTTAAAGCGTTGCTCGTGATAAGCAGATTTATCACGCTTGGCCCGTTGACGATGATATTCCTTGTTTTTtagatcaaaaattatatccgCTGTAAACCACTTAGGAAATGTCGCAGATTGAGGTATATGTGTTTTAGGTATTACctcattaaatatttgatcaagCTTATTGTACATTGCAGAACAGAGATAGTTGGGATCATAACTGTTAGAAAGATCAGACCAATCAGCTTGGCAGAGCGCATTTATTAGAATATAACACCGTATCGCAAAAAACTGGGCTGGTTATCTGTCAAATATAGAAGAATGTATTTTTTGAGCTGTCTGTTCTATAAGTTACTGGATGCTAATAAGCCAAGTTATCTGAGAGACGTATTTGTTGAACTAACAGACGTCAGGCGCTCAGATAGACTTGCAGCAGGGAAACACACCTCTTTTGAACTTCCTCGGTTTGTAACTATTTACATGGAGCGCTCATTCATAGTAACTGTGTTACGACTATGGGAAGAACTACCCAGTGATATTGTAAATTCCAGTAGTCTAGAGgtatttaaaaacaaagtgTTTGACtatctactaaatttggaTCAGTGATAACGGTCTCTTGcatagatatttttataaacctaTTTAAGAATtggagttttattttttgataaaataattcactGCAAAAgaattctgaaaataatgttagaactataataaagtaaaatagaTTGGTTGAATCAAGATGTACATTTATCAATGTTTAAATTGATgtaaaatttgtatattattgttatactTTATTGTTACTAATTATGTACTtacaatttatgaaatttatataattgtatttaaaatttatataatttgtatttaaaGTTTGCCATTTGGCTTGTGCCTtggcattaaataaaaatttatctaatctaatctaatctctctctctctctaaacTCTGTTGCTCATCGGCTAATATACTGCAGACATGGTTTATTCGCTGATGATAAATACATATTCTTTCACTTCTTTTTATATCAGTTGAACGAAGCCGTCTGGCGAGTTAATATCGATGCACAATCAGTTGTGAGCTGGGCTAGAGAGCATGGGTTGGAGATAAACACATCTAAGACCAAAGCTATGATCCTGGGTTCAAACACCAAATTGAAACAACTTGAGGGCATGATTCTACCACCGGTAGTAGTAAATGGTATCACAATACCTTATGTCAACTCTATTAAGTGCTTGTGTATCCATTTAAGTAGAAACTTATCCTGGAATTATCATGTTAGTCAAATAGTTAGTAAAGTGAATTCAGCTCTACATTGTCTCAAAGTTCGGAAAAACATCTTCTCAACTccaattagaaaattattagtatCAGCAACCATCTTGCCGCTTATTGATTATTGTACTGTTGTATTGATAGACTCAACATctgacaataatttaaaacttcaACGTGCAATAAATTGCTCAATAAGATTTATCATCAATCTCAAGAAAGATGAACATATTACACCTTATCGACGAGAGCTGGGATGGCTATCTGAGAAGTATCGTCGAATGTACTATATGAgttgttatttttatgttaCTTCAAGTTGAAAAACCCAAGTACTTAAGAGAACTATTCACAGAAGACACTGATATTAGACGATCTAATAGGTTAGCAGCTAAAAAACattcttttttcaaattaccTCAATTTTTTACTACCTATATGGAGCATTCGTTTCTGGTCACTGTGATTCGCCTGTGGGAGGAACTACCTGTTGAAATTGTGAACTCGAGCAGCAGtgaaatatttaagaataaaattttcgattaTTCGTTAAATTTAgacaattgataaatttaaataaattattaaagaacCTATAGGTTAAGTAAAAGTTATTATGTAGAGATGTTAGTTGAATCAGTCTcgaattttgtttaaaatctGCTTAGTTGcaatattaatttagaatatagaatttaaatttaattatgtattatgCACTTACATGTACAGATATTAGAACTtaagttgtaaatattttttgtatctaaaattgccatttggcctgtgccttggcattaataaattatcaatcaatcaatcaatcaatctctctctctctacaCGACTACTAAAATACGCTATAGATGAgtcaaattactttttaatccGACAAACGTCCGCTAGGTCGAgtaaaaatcggaaaaaaaaatcttagtgACAGTCGAATCTTGTAATCGACTTTAAAATATACGTACATTAAATAAACagtagttaaacatttttga contains the following coding sequences:
- the LOC123272246 gene encoding uncharacterized protein LOC123272246, which produces MYNKLDQIFNEVIPKTHIPQSATFPKWFTADIIFDLKNKEYHRQRAKRDKSAYHEQRFKELRKSLKMRIKQARANYIAKAETNIISDPNCFWNYTKSLSSNTKPSREIKVNNKLESDPQVIADGFAEFFSSVFVSSDITFSNNSIPDLIGNLAIPGSLDIIRYCKKLPNKWSAGTDGIPCCIVRECAEAFSIPLTIIIQSSIIHGTFPDIWKQSKVCPIPKTGNLTDVTLSRPIAILCSFSKVLEMYIYETVFSEFQPIVSPLQHGFMPKRSTVTNLVYFTQLANETLTAGEQLDTA